A single genomic interval of Bradyrhizobium sp. sBnM-33 harbors:
- a CDS encoding metallophosphoesterase family protein: MLRIGVISDTHGLLRPQIEQRLAGVAHIVHAGDIGRRDVIAGLRRIAPVTAIRGNVDTGPWAKHYADTQTVRLGGHSIYVLHDIHELQFDPMLYGIDVVISGHSHRPRIETVGGVLYLNPGSAGPRRFNLPVTLATLDLTASGPRPLIHDIVGAS, translated from the coding sequence GTGCTCAGGATTGGAGTCATTTCGGATACCCACGGACTCCTACGCCCGCAGATCGAGCAACGTCTCGCCGGCGTGGCACATATCGTCCATGCTGGTGATATCGGTCGACGAGATGTCATCGCCGGCCTCAGGCGGATTGCGCCCGTCACTGCGATCAGAGGGAATGTCGACACCGGTCCCTGGGCGAAGCATTATGCGGACACCCAAACGGTGAGACTCGGCGGGCATTCCATCTACGTCCTGCACGACATCCATGAACTGCAGTTCGATCCGATGTTGTATGGGATCGACGTCGTCATTTCCGGCCACTCGCATCGTCCGCGGATCGAGACTGTTGGTGGGGTGCTCTATCTCAACCCGGGCAGCGCTGGACCACGACGTTTCAACTTGCCTGTCACCCTGGCGACATTGGATCTAACGGCAAGCGGCCCCAGACCACTAATTCACGATATCGTAGGTGCGAGCTGA
- a CDS encoding polysaccharide biosynthesis/export family protein, with protein MRKQPLFGVVSAVVLAIMLPACSILPGTGPSSDAVNANATAGIRSKTALPYALVDISADTIGFLSQPNLITFKGQFPDKRAKPTQVVGVGDVLNVSIFEAAPGGLFTPGQAAGARPGNFVDLPPQAVDQKGSIYVPYAGEIPSAARTIPEIQQAIVARLRNRAIEPQVVVSLNQQHSSVVSVLGDVNTPGVLALNSVGERLLALIARAGGPKYEAIESYVTLQRDGKRVKVLLSRVVHDPRENIFIRPNDVIFLTRESPTFTALGALNQNVFGFNSEIPFDVETLTLAQAMGKAGGLNDNQSDPSELYVYRYEDRHFLEKLGVDTTRFTFDRVPTIYRLNLRDPSGMLLAAGFQMRSKDVMYVANAKVVDYYKLLLLINNTTSTVRNVNAAVHEVATPIN; from the coding sequence ATGCGGAAGCAACCGCTGTTTGGAGTTGTCTCTGCAGTTGTTTTGGCGATTATGCTGCCGGCATGCTCGATTCTTCCCGGGACCGGTCCCTCAAGTGACGCGGTAAATGCAAATGCAACCGCTGGCATCCGGTCTAAGACGGCTTTGCCCTATGCGCTGGTCGACATTAGCGCTGATACCATCGGCTTTCTGTCGCAACCTAACCTGATCACATTCAAAGGGCAGTTTCCTGACAAGCGCGCCAAGCCTACGCAGGTGGTCGGTGTGGGCGACGTCCTGAATGTATCGATCTTTGAAGCTGCTCCGGGCGGCCTATTTACGCCCGGCCAAGCTGCCGGCGCTCGTCCGGGAAACTTCGTCGATTTGCCGCCCCAGGCGGTGGATCAGAAGGGGAGCATTTATGTTCCTTATGCTGGCGAAATACCTTCCGCCGCGCGAACCATTCCGGAAATCCAGCAGGCAATCGTTGCTCGGTTGCGGAACCGCGCCATCGAGCCGCAGGTCGTCGTCAGCCTCAATCAGCAGCACTCGAGTGTCGTCAGTGTATTGGGTGACGTGAATACACCTGGCGTCCTGGCTCTGAACAGCGTCGGCGAAAGATTACTGGCGCTGATTGCGCGCGCCGGGGGGCCTAAGTACGAGGCGATCGAAAGCTACGTTACCTTGCAGCGGGACGGTAAGCGCGTGAAGGTGCTGCTAAGCCGTGTGGTGCACGACCCGCGCGAAAATATCTTCATAAGACCGAACGACGTGATTTTCCTGACGCGTGAGTCGCCGACATTCACGGCACTAGGTGCGCTCAATCAAAATGTGTTCGGTTTCAATTCAGAAATTCCGTTCGATGTTGAAACGCTGACGCTGGCTCAAGCGATGGGCAAGGCTGGCGGACTCAACGACAATCAATCTGACCCCAGTGAACTTTACGTCTATCGCTACGAGGACCGTCATTTCCTGGAAAAGCTTGGTGTCGATACAACGAGATTCACCTTTGACAGGGTGCCAACGATCTATCGTCTGAATCTGCGGGATCCATCGGGTATGCTGCTCGCTGCCGGCTTCCAGATGCGATCCAAGGATGTCATGTACGTCGCGAACGCCAAGGTTGTGGACTACTACAAGCTCCTCTTGCTGATTAACAACACGACCTCGACCGTCAGAAACGTCAATGCAGCCGTTCATGAAGTGGCCACGCCGATTAACTAG
- a CDS encoding DUF6894 family protein has protein sequence MTRYFFDVLTDGKIMPEEGMILPNMDAARTEATCAIADLARDTLRSGGFPREGVEVRTSDGPAFEAALLWNYGRVVEPPQTRILIALECRLLARLRHGDGPDNVRFPGEDRKWSVDDQTNAIDP, from the coding sequence ATGACGCGATACTTTTTTGACGTCCTCACTGATGGCAAGATAATGCCCGAAGAAGGTATGATCCTGCCCAACATGGATGCGGCACGAACAGAAGCGACCTGCGCCATCGCCGATCTTGCGCGCGATACGCTTCGCTCGGGAGGCTTCCCACGCGAAGGCGTCGAAGTGCGAACGTCTGACGGACCGGCGTTCGAAGCAGCTTTGCTATGGAATTATGGCAGAGTCGTTGAGCCGCCTCAGACGCGGATTCTAATCGCGCTCGAATGTCGCCTCTTGGCACGTTTGAGACATGGCGACGGGCCTGACAATGTCCGTTTTCCAGGGGAAGACCGGAAGTGGTCGGTCGACGACCAAACTAACGCAATTGACCCATAA
- a CDS encoding ATP-binding protein has product MTVAIEMGHTTAGAPATLDLEELLATRLLVQGNSGSGKSHLLRRLLEQSAPWVQQTIIDPEGDFVALADRFGHLLIDAEDHTERGLQVAGERARIHRVSTVLNLEGLDAENQMRRAAAFLGGLFEVARDHWYPMLVVVDEAQLFAPAVAGEVSDEARKLSLGAMTNLMCRGRKRGLAGVIATQRLAKLAKNVAAEASNFLMGRTFLDIDMARAADLLGMERRQAEAFRDLERGHFMALGPALSRRPLGLRIGPTDTTPRDATPRLMPLPEATPDARAIILAASPLENNRPQRRSPPDLLGQLMAAKAAALEIRPEAVEQPLGAEELAERRERVDRILRAVMAEPEAGFRAIGVLYQEFVVRCRIEGLGSAVPELGDFRRMLTRARAGLGSDMAEDDGWQDVSVRASLLPEDMQGVFMMIARAAKEGWPCPGDAAIARAYGSHSLRRARRLLTYIEEQGLIVCQLDGAGRRIVTLVELAWATAPGDPNAEELPAGQGCSSSAV; this is encoded by the coding sequence ATGACCGTTGCGATCGAGATGGGACACACGACGGCAGGCGCCCCAGCGACTCTGGACCTTGAGGAACTGCTGGCGACTCGTCTGCTGGTGCAGGGCAATTCGGGTTCAGGCAAATCCCATCTGCTGCGCCGGCTGCTGGAACAGAGTGCCCCCTGGGTGCAGCAGACCATCATCGACCCCGAAGGCGACTTCGTGGCGCTTGCCGACCGTTTCGGCCACCTGTTGATCGATGCCGAGGACCATACCGAGCGCGGCCTGCAGGTCGCCGGCGAGCGCGCGCGCATCCATCGCGTCTCCACGGTGCTCAATCTCGAGGGGCTCGACGCCGAGAACCAGATGCGGCGCGCCGCCGCCTTTCTCGGCGGGCTTTTCGAGGTCGCTCGCGACCACTGGTACCCGATGTTGGTGGTGGTGGATGAGGCGCAGCTCTTCGCGCCGGCAGTCGCCGGCGAGGTTTCGGACGAGGCGCGCAAGCTCTCGCTCGGCGCCATGACAAACCTGATGTGCCGTGGCCGCAAACGCGGGCTTGCGGGGGTCATCGCCACCCAGCGACTGGCGAAGCTCGCCAAGAACGTCGCGGCCGAGGCGTCCAATTTCCTCATGGGCCGAACCTTTCTGGATATCGACATGGCGCGCGCCGCCGACCTTCTGGGCATGGAACGGCGACAGGCAGAGGCTTTCCGGGATCTGGAGCGCGGGCATTTCATGGCGCTGGGACCGGCCCTCTCCCGCCGTCCGCTGGGGCTGCGCATTGGTCCAACGGACACCACGCCGCGCGACGCGACCCCGCGCCTGATGCCTCTGCCGGAAGCGACACCGGACGCACGCGCCATCATCCTGGCAGCGTCGCCGCTCGAGAATAATCGGCCCCAGCGCCGGTCGCCGCCGGACCTCCTCGGCCAACTCATGGCGGCGAAAGCCGCGGCGCTGGAGATCCGTCCCGAAGCTGTGGAGCAGCCACTCGGCGCTGAGGAACTGGCGGAGCGGCGTGAGCGAGTGGATCGTATTCTGCGCGCCGTCATGGCGGAACCCGAGGCCGGATTCCGTGCCATCGGCGTCCTCTATCAGGAGTTCGTGGTCCGCTGCCGAATAGAGGGCCTCGGTTCGGCCGTGCCGGAGCTGGGTGACTTCCGTCGCATGCTGACGCGCGCCCGCGCCGGGCTCGGCTCCGATATGGCAGAGGATGACGGGTGGCAGGATGTCTCGGTCCGAGCCTCACTTCTGCCGGAGGATATGCAAGGCGTCTTCATGATGATCGCCCGCGCCGCCAAGGAAGGTTGGCCTTGCCCAGGCGATGCAGCGATTGCGCGCGCCTATGGCTCACATTCGTTGCGCCGTGCACGGCGTCTGCTGACCTACATCGAGGAGCAGGGCCTCATCGTTTGCCAGCTTGACGGTGCCGGTCGGCGGATCGTGACGCTTGTCGAACTGGCCTGGGCGACGGCACCGGGCGACCCCAATGCCGAGGAACTGCCGGCGGGGCAAGGCTGCAGCAGTTCGGCTGTGTGA
- a CDS encoding HlyD family type I secretion periplasmic adaptor subunit, with protein sequence MTTDTSEIDARPSIRRHIVFGLAAVMLVTGGIGGWAATTDISGALIAAGSIVVESSAKKVQHPTGGVVGEIAVTNGKTVSVGDLLLRLDETMTRANLQIVSKSLDEMTARRARLRAERDGAREVAWPSEFRGRQDEPGIVELMADERNLFQLRNTTRLGQKRQLGERISQLTQEAAGIAAQQAAKSQEILLVERELKGVRELWEKNLIQINRLTTLEREAARLDGDRAQLVAAEAQGRGKIAEIELQITQIDRELASEVGRELREIDGKANEYAERKVAAEDQLRRTDIRAPISGTVHEMNVHTVGGVISAGEQLMLIVPASDRLTVEARVAPQDIDQVKIGQAAGLRFSAFNQRTTPEISGTVSRVSADVTTEQRTGMTYYTARIAIEPHEIARLGDVKLVPGMPVEVFIKTGDRTVGSYLTKPLFDHVARAFRER encoded by the coding sequence ATGACGACCGATACCAGCGAAATCGACGCACGCCCGTCAATCCGGCGCCACATCGTTTTCGGACTAGCTGCGGTCATGCTCGTTACCGGAGGCATCGGCGGCTGGGCTGCGACCACGGACATTTCGGGAGCGCTGATCGCGGCCGGAAGTATCGTCGTCGAGTCGAGCGCGAAGAAAGTGCAGCACCCGACCGGCGGCGTGGTCGGCGAGATCGCCGTGACCAATGGCAAGACGGTTAGCGTAGGTGACCTGCTGTTGCGGTTGGACGAGACGATGACGCGGGCGAACCTGCAGATCGTCTCAAAATCGCTGGACGAGATGACCGCGAGGCGGGCGCGGCTGCGCGCCGAGCGCGACGGCGCCCGCGAGGTCGCCTGGCCCTCCGAATTCCGGGGCAGGCAAGACGAGCCGGGCATTGTCGAGCTGATGGCTGACGAGCGGAATCTGTTTCAGCTCCGTAATACCACGCGCCTTGGCCAGAAGCGGCAATTGGGCGAGCGTATCTCGCAGCTGACCCAGGAAGCGGCCGGCATCGCCGCGCAGCAGGCGGCTAAATCTCAGGAAATTTTGCTGGTTGAGCGCGAGCTGAAGGGCGTTCGGGAGCTGTGGGAAAAAAATCTGATCCAGATCAACAGGCTCACTACCCTTGAACGGGAGGCGGCGCGGCTCGATGGCGACCGCGCGCAACTGGTGGCGGCGGAAGCCCAAGGCCGCGGCAAGATCGCGGAGATCGAGCTGCAGATAACCCAGATCGATCGCGAACTGGCGAGCGAGGTCGGCCGCGAATTGCGTGAGATCGACGGCAAGGCGAACGAGTATGCGGAACGCAAGGTCGCGGCCGAAGACCAGTTGCGCCGGACGGACATCCGCGCGCCGATTTCCGGGACGGTGCACGAGATGAACGTTCACACCGTAGGCGGCGTAATCAGCGCCGGCGAGCAGCTCATGCTGATCGTGCCCGCCTCGGATCGCCTGACGGTGGAAGCGAGGGTCGCGCCGCAGGATATCGATCAGGTCAAGATCGGACAGGCCGCAGGCTTGCGCTTTTCTGCCTTCAACCAGCGCACGACACCGGAGATCAGCGGTACCGTCAGCCGCGTCTCGGCAGATGTGACTACTGAGCAAAGAACCGGCATGACGTATTACACGGCGCGGATTGCGATAGAGCCGCATGAAATCGCGCGTCTCGGTGACGTCAAGCTGGTGCCGGGAATGCCGGTCGAGGTCTTCATCAAGACCGGCGATCGTACAGTGGGTTCCTATCTGACCAAGCCGCTATTTGACCATGTGGCGCGGGCATTTCGCGAACGCTGA
- a CDS encoding SGNH/GDSL hydrolase family protein has protein sequence MASRRSILKAGAVLAVSIAGRTEASPMKHVLMLGDSIFDNGAYVSGAPDVRAQLQSLMPMIEISFLARDGAVISDIHAQLGRAPQAATHVVVSIGGNDALIASGVLEERVSDVSGALERLRLIAEGFRQNYASMMKLLSGQNAAIAVCTIYEPRFPDPARRRSAATALSILNDVITREAFSAGASLIDLRLVCSEDSDFANAIEPSTTGGLKIARTIARFVGGQKPSADVFADP, from the coding sequence ATGGCCAGCCGGCGCAGTATCTTGAAGGCAGGAGCGGTACTGGCGGTCAGCATTGCAGGCAGGACCGAAGCCAGCCCGATGAAACACGTATTGATGCTTGGCGATTCCATTTTTGACAACGGCGCTTATGTGAGCGGAGCGCCGGACGTCCGAGCTCAGCTTCAATCGCTGATGCCCATGATAGAGATCAGCTTCCTTGCGAGAGATGGCGCCGTTATATCCGATATTCATGCCCAGCTTGGTCGGGCACCCCAGGCCGCCACTCACGTCGTGGTGAGTATTGGAGGAAACGACGCGCTCATAGCCTCTGGAGTACTGGAAGAAAGAGTTTCCGATGTCTCGGGTGCACTGGAGAGGCTACGGCTCATAGCCGAAGGCTTCCGCCAAAATTATGCTTCGATGATGAAACTTCTCTCCGGACAAAATGCTGCCATCGCGGTCTGTACCATTTACGAGCCCCGCTTCCCCGACCCGGCGCGGCGGCGATCGGCTGCGACCGCCCTCAGCATCCTAAACGATGTGATCACAAGGGAGGCGTTTTCGGCGGGCGCATCTCTGATCGACCTACGGCTCGTTTGCAGCGAGGACAGCGATTTCGCGAACGCTATAGAGCCCTCGACGACGGGTGGCCTCAAGATCGCGCGGACGATTGCCAGGTTCGTGGGCGGACAGAAGCCAAGCGCCGACGTTTTCGCCGACCCGTAA
- a CDS encoding ATP-binding protein produces the protein MTLKLARFPFVRDLSGFDFSAQPSLGPKQICELASARWIANGENVPLGHLALARSTLRSLLGAKRSWLGIPFSSSQPRLS, from the coding sequence ATGACGCTCAAACTTGCTCGCTTCCCATTCGTTCGCGATCTGTCGGGGTTCGACTTCTCGGCCCAGCCCTCGCTGGGTCCCAAGCAGATATGCGAGCTTGCGAGCGCCCGCTGGATCGCGAATGGTGAGAACGTGCCGCTTGGGCACCTGGCGTTGGCAAGAAGTACCTTGCGGTCGCTCTTGGGCGCGAAGCGATCCTGGCTGGGCATTCCGTTCAGTTCGTCGCAGCCACGACTGTCGTAG
- a CDS encoding O-antigen ligase family protein encodes MATGIFGVTASSVQLWITVFVLVLAPLFFGSVDLFWIVVWTILLSTSALCGVVTPMSTGQSRVLLGFLALCGIYALVAIVQVVPNAINQLNDPSWQRANEILSLNALPRISSRAEIPTIAAGHFLLFTTSFVSAFCLGVSQRNFEIFVRFAHYSILAYVVYGLAAFAFTPNMVLWAPKLAYRGSLTATFINRNTAATFVGAGVILWSCSAFFSIQSVQFSSLRLLLLSKLNEDLAFKIILRSAAALLCFFALLLTGSRAGLISACFGLMVAITLMVANRRKVRLWLILVSGSAAIALVVLLLSRMGQIISRGLLDEARWSVYEFCVEAIRQRPLLGAGLGSFADLFPSLRSKDFPSGGVWDYAHSTILEIAVEMGIPVAAMVVIAAVASFFFLARAALMSQDRSRSSLAAIAGIVVLSYLHSLVDFSLQIPGYLIVFGILLGCGLARACSTCEPKQRAITQSL; translated from the coding sequence ATGGCAACCGGGATTTTCGGTGTGACGGCCAGCTCGGTCCAGCTGTGGATCACCGTCTTTGTGCTCGTGCTGGCCCCGCTGTTCTTCGGGTCAGTGGATCTTTTCTGGATCGTGGTCTGGACTATTCTGCTCTCAACAAGTGCGTTGTGCGGTGTAGTGACGCCAATGAGCACCGGTCAGAGCCGGGTGTTACTTGGCTTCCTTGCTTTATGTGGAATCTATGCGCTGGTGGCGATCGTTCAGGTCGTTCCTAATGCGATCAACCAGCTCAACGATCCAAGTTGGCAGCGGGCCAACGAGATTCTTAGCCTTAATGCGTTGCCCCGGATCTCTAGCCGAGCCGAGATTCCAACGATTGCGGCAGGACATTTTCTACTCTTTACAACGTCTTTCGTCAGCGCCTTCTGCCTGGGTGTCTCGCAACGCAATTTCGAAATATTTGTCCGGTTCGCACACTACTCAATTCTTGCTTACGTGGTTTATGGTCTCGCTGCTTTTGCATTTACGCCGAACATGGTGTTATGGGCACCTAAGCTCGCCTACCGCGGAAGTCTGACCGCGACGTTTATTAATCGCAATACCGCCGCCACATTCGTGGGTGCCGGCGTGATCCTGTGGTCCTGCTCAGCCTTTTTCTCGATACAATCCGTTCAATTTTCCTCGCTACGGCTGCTATTGCTGTCCAAATTGAATGAGGACCTTGCGTTCAAGATCATTCTTCGATCCGCAGCTGCGCTACTGTGCTTTTTTGCACTTCTTTTGACGGGCTCACGCGCCGGATTGATTTCTGCCTGCTTCGGATTGATGGTGGCGATCACGCTGATGGTCGCTAACAGGCGCAAGGTGAGACTTTGGCTCATCCTGGTATCAGGAAGTGCGGCTATTGCGCTCGTTGTCCTGTTGCTCAGTCGAATGGGCCAAATTATTTCCCGTGGGTTGTTGGATGAGGCGCGATGGTCAGTCTATGAGTTTTGCGTTGAGGCTATCCGGCAACGACCTCTTCTTGGTGCCGGACTTGGCAGCTTTGCGGATCTGTTTCCATCGCTGCGGAGCAAGGACTTCCCTAGTGGGGGCGTATGGGACTACGCTCACTCCACAATTCTAGAAATTGCGGTCGAGATGGGAATTCCTGTGGCAGCCATGGTTGTCATCGCGGCGGTTGCATCCTTTTTTTTCCTTGCTCGCGCTGCCCTCATGTCTCAGGATCGGAGCCGGAGCTCGCTGGCTGCAATCGCCGGCATTGTGGTCCTTAGCTATTTGCACTCGCTCGTCGATTTTTCACTGCAAATTCCTGGCTATCTTATCGTGTTCGGTATTCTGCTCGGTTGCGGGCTCGCCCGAGCCTGCTCAACCTGCGAGCCCAAGCAACGCGCGATCACGCAATCTCTTTGA
- a CDS encoding LysR substrate-binding domain-containing protein — MDEEMVFACRKDAPIKPSAKLRFGHLAEFDLVMPSRRHGLRMILEEHAAAAGIELKPRLELDTLPALCDVIATTQPSDRVADDCVAAVAGRWQSEGASLCEPRIVRSIASVHHSRRMVSAAARAALHTIGHEWSRPRHLRAVTCSLVREWLRGVGTYRAASRDRCIPDAPVKAMGRIIGNYLLR, encoded by the coding sequence ATGGACGAAGAAATGGTGTTCGCGTGTCGAAAGGATGCGCCGATCAAGCCGTCGGCGAAGCTGCGGTTCGGGCATCTGGCCGAGTTTGATCTGGTCATGCCGTCGAGGCGGCACGGCCTGCGCATGATCCTCGAGGAGCATGCCGCCGCAGCGGGCATCGAATTGAAGCCGCGGCTGGAGCTCGACACTCTGCCCGCACTCTGCGATGTGATTGCGACCACGCAACCTAGTGACCGTGTTGCCGACGATTGCGTTGCAGCAGTCGCTGGCAGATGGCAGAGTGAAGGCGCATCGCTTTGCGAACCGCGGATTGTCCGGTCGATCGCCTCGGTCCATCATTCACGCCGGATGGTATCCGCAGCTGCCCGGGCCGCGCTCCATACTATTGGCCACGAGTGGTCGAGACCGCGACATCTGCGAGCAGTTACGTGCAGCCTGGTTCGGGAATGGCTGCGAGGCGTCGGAACTTACCGCGCGGCAAGTCGCGATCGGTGCATTCCTGACGCACCAGTAAAAGCTATGGGACGCATCATCGGTAATTATTTGCTGAGATGA
- a CDS encoding type I secretion system permease/ATPase, which translates to MGISANQPGHAGSELDGALSQCRSAFIAIAGFSAILNILALTGSIFMMEVYDRVLPSRSVPTLIGLLILAMTLYVFQGLMDALRGRLLVRIGMRLDQIMSDRVYATVMRIPIQAPKRGASIQPLRDLDTLRTYLSGPGPTAFFDLPWVPFYLVICFAFHVWIGVTVLAGALVLISLTLLSELLARKSSLDSNRVGNERAQLSETSRRNAEALTALGMTGWILRRWQILNRQFLSGLNKSSDLAAGLSAVGRSFRMMLQSGVLAVGAYLVINQQATAGVIIASSILSARAIGPVDLAISHWRNFVGARQARQRLNKLLALLPIQRAPTALPKPQRSLNVDNVSAAPPDVQRAVVQDLTFALKSGSGLGVIGPSASGKSSLARVLVGLWTPARGTVRLDGATLDQWMPDDLGRNIGYLPQDVELVEGTIAENISRFDPDAVPDGIIAAARAAGVHELVLGLPQGYDTPIGEQGSALSAGQQQRVALARALYGDPFLVVLDEPNSNLDVEGDEALTQAILNIRARGAIVIVVAHRPSALAGVDHVLALNGGRQQAFGPKDEVLAKVLRRDAAPAAPKIVHATAQGRP; encoded by the coding sequence GTGGGCATCAGCGCAAATCAACCCGGTCATGCCGGCTCGGAGCTTGACGGCGCGCTATCGCAATGCCGATCCGCGTTCATCGCCATCGCTGGGTTCAGCGCTATCCTCAATATTCTGGCGCTTACCGGCTCCATATTCATGATGGAAGTCTACGACCGGGTATTGCCGAGCCGGAGCGTTCCGACGCTGATCGGCCTCCTGATCCTGGCGATGACGCTCTATGTTTTTCAGGGCCTGATGGATGCGCTTCGCGGCCGACTGCTGGTCCGTATCGGCATGCGCCTCGACCAGATCATGTCGGATCGTGTTTATGCGACCGTAATGCGTATTCCCATCCAGGCGCCGAAGCGCGGGGCGTCGATCCAGCCGCTGCGTGATCTCGATACCCTTCGGACCTACCTGTCGGGGCCGGGGCCGACTGCATTCTTCGATTTGCCATGGGTACCATTCTATCTAGTGATCTGCTTTGCCTTTCATGTCTGGATCGGCGTCACCGTGCTTGCGGGTGCGCTCGTTCTGATATCGCTGACGCTGCTGTCGGAGTTGCTGGCGAGGAAATCGTCACTCGATTCGAATCGCGTCGGCAATGAGCGAGCGCAACTCTCAGAGACCAGCCGGCGCAATGCGGAAGCTCTGACGGCGCTCGGCATGACGGGTTGGATATTGCGACGTTGGCAGATCCTAAATCGCCAGTTCCTGTCGGGCCTTAACAAGTCGAGCGACCTTGCCGCCGGGCTCAGCGCGGTCGGCCGCTCGTTCCGCATGATGCTGCAATCGGGCGTACTGGCTGTCGGCGCCTATCTCGTCATCAACCAGCAGGCAACTGCCGGCGTCATCATTGCGTCGTCGATCCTGTCGGCCCGTGCGATCGGCCCGGTCGATCTCGCGATTTCGCACTGGCGGAATTTTGTCGGAGCACGGCAGGCGCGCCAACGCCTCAATAAACTTCTCGCCTTGCTGCCGATTCAAAGGGCGCCGACGGCGCTGCCCAAGCCGCAGCGAAGTCTCAACGTTGATAACGTCAGTGCCGCCCCGCCGGACGTGCAGCGCGCGGTTGTGCAGGACCTGACGTTTGCGCTGAAGTCCGGCAGTGGTCTTGGTGTCATCGGTCCGAGTGCGTCCGGGAAATCATCGTTGGCGCGGGTGCTGGTTGGGCTGTGGACGCCGGCGCGCGGAACTGTCCGGCTCGATGGCGCGACCCTGGATCAATGGATGCCCGACGATCTCGGCCGGAACATCGGCTACCTCCCGCAGGATGTCGAACTGGTGGAAGGGACGATCGCCGAAAACATCTCGCGGTTCGATCCTGACGCGGTGCCAGACGGCATCATCGCGGCTGCCAGGGCCGCGGGCGTACACGAACTGGTTTTGGGTCTGCCGCAGGGTTACGACACTCCGATCGGCGAGCAAGGATCGGCGCTGTCGGCCGGCCAGCAGCAGCGCGTTGCGCTGGCGCGGGCCTTGTATGGCGATCCGTTTCTCGTCGTGCTCGATGAGCCGAATTCAAATCTCGATGTCGAGGGCGATGAGGCATTGACGCAGGCCATTCTCAATATCCGGGCCCGCGGCGCAATCGTGATTGTGGTGGCACATCGCCCGAGTGCGCTCGCGGGCGTGGATCATGTTCTGGCGCTCAACGGCGGACGGCAGCAGGCATTCGGTCCCAAGGACGAGGTGCTGGCAAAGGTGTTGCGGCGCGATGCTGCGCCTGCCGCGCCAAAAATCGTTCACGCAACAGCGCAGGGGCGGCCATGA
- the greA gene encoding transcription elongation factor GreA, with protein MSVAFTKEDSAETASETLLPDRPVSPDPNLLTEAGLKALEFQLHQAREAYETAQKIEDVNERRRQAATPLRDVRYFAARVRTAQVIPNPTSNETVAFGSTVTFERDDGRVQKYRIVGEDEADPKAGSISFASPVARLLMGKAVGDVVGTSGQELEIVAIS; from the coding sequence TTGAGCGTTGCCTTTACCAAGGAAGACAGTGCCGAAACTGCGTCGGAGACTTTGCTTCCCGACCGCCCGGTTTCACCCGATCCGAACCTTCTTACGGAAGCGGGATTAAAGGCTCTGGAATTTCAGCTCCACCAGGCTCGCGAGGCATACGAGACTGCGCAAAAAATCGAAGACGTGAACGAACGACGGCGGCAAGCAGCAACCCCTTTGCGTGATGTGCGCTACTTTGCGGCGAGAGTTCGGACCGCTCAGGTCATCCCCAATCCGACGTCAAATGAAACTGTCGCCTTTGGGAGCACAGTGACGTTCGAGCGAGACGATGGGCGCGTACAGAAATATCGTATTGTGGGAGAGGACGAAGCGGACCCCAAGGCCGGTTCGATTTCCTTCGCATCACCAGTGGCAAGGCTTCTGATGGGCAAAGCTGTTGGGGATGTCGTCGGCACATCCGGTCAGGAGCTTGAGATCGTTGCGATCTCGTAG
- a CDS encoding alpha-hydroxy-acid oxidizing protein has protein sequence MRWNWVPRYGRPGPVQTEIELFGVRCRANRHFSGRVDGVIRPGATRILANAAGKARIPHITGTLGTATIEDVVELAGPYAWFQLYGLPADDHAVTFDLIKRARAAGARIIAGTLDTPVRSKRPRDLRNGLVVPFRPTPKTIWKWHCRRHGYLRSPQPARRHFVIWSAMSKSRQRWRTRPVLCRAGSRAHFRGMS, from the coding sequence ATGCGGTGGAATTGGGTTCCGCGCTACGGCAGGCCCGGTCCCGTGCAGACCGAGATTGAGCTATTCGGGGTCCGTTGCCGCGCCAATCGGCATTTCTCCGGTCGGGTCGACGGCGTGATCCGGCCCGGCGCCACGCGGATTCTCGCAAACGCCGCCGGCAAGGCACGAATTCCTCATATTACCGGCACGCTGGGCACCGCCACGATCGAAGATGTCGTCGAGCTTGCCGGCCCCTACGCCTGGTTTCAGCTTTACGGATTGCCTGCCGACGACCACGCCGTCACGTTCGATCTGATCAAGCGGGCCCGCGCAGCCGGCGCGCGGATAATAGCTGGGACACTGGATACGCCGGTCCGCTCCAAACGGCCGCGTGACCTGCGCAACGGTCTGGTAGTCCCGTTCCGCCCCACGCCAAAGACCATCTGGAAGTGGCATTGTCGCCGTCATGGCTACTTGCGCTCGCCACAGCCGGCGCGCCGGCATTTCGTAATATGGAGCGCTATGTCGAAAAGCCGGCAACGCTGGCGAACACGGCCGGTTTTGTGCAGAGCCGGATCAAGGGCACATTTTCGTGGGATGTCGTAA